One region of Trichosurus vulpecula isolate mTriVul1 chromosome 1, mTriVul1.pri, whole genome shotgun sequence genomic DNA includes:
- the LOC118841107 gene encoding 60S ribosomal protein L12-like: protein MSNQTKAFEGLVMGACGRSWCNFYRSSQIWVHLKLAATPQHPGQASTFVAAILPEFDPNEIKVVFLRCTGGEVGATSALAPKIGPLGLSPKKGGDDVAKATGDWKGLRITVKFTIQNRQAQIEVVLSASALIIKALKEAPWDRKKQKNIKHSGNISLDEIVSIAQQMRHRSLSRDLCGTIKEILGTAQSLCCSIDGKHPHDVFDDVNSGAVECPAS from the coding sequence GTGCAACTTCTATCGATCGTCCCAAATCTGGGTTCATCTGAAACTGGCAGCCACCCCGCAGCATCCAGGCCAAGCCTCCACCTTTGTGGCTGCCATCCTGCCCGAGTTTGACCCTAATGAAATTAAAGTCGTGTTTTTAAGGTGTACTGGTGGTGAAGTTGGTGCCACATCAGCTCTGGCCCCCAAAATTGGTCCCTTGGGTTTGTCTCCCAAGAAGGGTGGTGATGACGTTGCCAAGGCAACTGGTGACTGGAAAGGGCTAAGGATCACAGTGAAATTTACCATTCAGAACAGACAGGCCCAGATTGAGGTTGTGCTTTCTGCCTCAGCCTTGATCATCAAAGCCCTAAAGGAAGCTCCTTGGGACaggaagaagcagaaaaatattaaacacagTGGAAACATCAGTCTCGATGAGATTGTCAGCATCGCTCAACAGATGAGGCACCGATCTTTGTCAAGAGATCTCTGTGGAACCATTAAAGAGATACTCGGAACAGCCCAGTCTTTGTGCTGCAGCATTGACGGCAAACACCCTCATGATGTCTTTGATGACGTCAATAGTGGTGCTGTTGAGTGCCCAGCAAGTTAA